A genomic window from Brevibacillus agri includes:
- a CDS encoding YlbG family protein — MRERRLGVAVWVKNTRAAKNLRKFGTIHYISKRLNYVSMYVDANMLDETIRIMEKLHFVTKIERSHRHEIPVEYNNARPDKAKEYDYKQEKNQVMALAETLMADESSPATVGST; from the coding sequence ATGAGAGAACGACGTCTGGGTGTTGCGGTGTGGGTAAAAAACACGCGTGCGGCCAAAAATTTACGCAAATTTGGCACCATTCATTACATCTCCAAACGGTTAAATTACGTTTCGATGTACGTTGATGCGAATATGTTGGATGAAACGATCCGCATCATGGAGAAGCTGCATTTCGTGACCAAAATCGAGCGCTCCCATCGTCACGAGATTCCGGTCGAGTACAACAACGCAAGACCGGACAAGGCGAAGGAATACGACTACAAGCAGGAAAAAAATCAAGTGATGGCGCTGGCAGAGACACTGATGGCAG